A single Cannabis sativa cultivar Pink pepper isolate KNU-18-1 chromosome 7, ASM2916894v1, whole genome shotgun sequence DNA region contains:
- the LOC115697859 gene encoding DNA replication licensing factor MCM6: MEAFGTGGFMEDEKAVRVETSFLDFLKSFKISGELYYETEIEVMRANESNTMFVDFSHVMSFSNLLQKAISDEYLRFEPYLKNACKRFVMDLRPTFISDDNPNKDINLAFFNLPVAKRLRELTTAEIGKLVSVSGVVTRTSEVRPELLQGTFKCLECGGVIKNVEQQFKYTEPTICMNATCANRTKWALLRQESKFADWQRVRMQETSKEIPAGSLPRSLDVIIRHEIVEKARAGDTVVFTGTVVVIPDIMALASPGERAECRREASSRKDSMAGQEGVRGLRALGVRDLSYSLAFIANSVQISDGRRDNDIRNRKKDADEDETQQFTPEELDEVQRMRNIPDFFNKLVDSVAPTVFGHQDIKRAILLMLMSGVHKVTHEGINLRGDINVCIVGDPSCAKSQFLKYTSGIVPRSVYTSGKSSSAAGLTATVAKEPETGEFCIEAGALMLADNGICCIDEFDKMDVRDQVAIHEAMEQQTISITKAGIQATLNARTSILAAANPTGGRYDKSKPLKYNVALPPAILSRFDLVYVMIDDPDDQTDYHIAHHIVRVHQKREEALSPTFTTAQLKRYIGYAKTLKPKMSTEARKLLVESYVTLRRGDTAPGSRVAYRMTVRQLEALIRLSEAIARSHLETQIFARHVRLAVRLLKTSIISVESSEIDLSEFDEEINHDNGDDGNENNNAGEGGEQPSNNAAPDPASTNNENGGGSAQQPQQAKKLVISDEYFQRVTHALVMRLRQHEETVRIEGTGLAGMRQRDLIQWYVNQQNEKNNYSTMEEAASEVSKIKAIIESLIRREGHLIVLDDGGQAAADGEGRPSSSRNDRILAVAPNYVIE, encoded by the exons ATGGAGGCTTTCGGGACCGGTGGATTCATGGAGGACGAGAAGGCTGTCCGAGTCGAAACCAGCTTTCTCGACTTTCTCAAGAg CTTTAAGATTTCTGGTGAGTTGTATTACGAAACTGAGATTGAAGTCATGAGAGCCAACGAGTCGAACACTATGTTCGTCGATTTCTCTCATGTCATGTCATTTAGCAATCTTCTCCAGAAGGCTATCTCCGATGAGTATCTCAGATTCGAACCTTATTTGAAGAACGCTTGCAAGAGATTCGTCATGGACCTGAGACCTACCTTTATTTCTGATGATAACCCTAATAAGGACATCAACCTTGCCTTCTTCAACCTCCCCGTAGCCAAAAG GTTGAGGGAGCTAACGACAGCAGAGATTGGTAAACTAGTCTCTGTATCGGGAGTGGTGACTCGTACAAGTGAGGTTCGACCTGAGCTTCTCCAGGGGACTTTCAAGTGTTTGGAATGTGGAGGAGTCATTAAGAACGTTGAACAGCAATTTAAGTACACTGAG CCTACAATATGCATGAATGCAACCTGTGCCAATAGAACAAAGTGGGCATTACTCAGGCAAGAGAGCAAATTTGCAGACTGGCAGAGGGTACGGATGCAGGAGACTTCCAAGGAGATTCCTGCTGGTTCCCTTCCCAGATCATTGGATGTTATTATCCGACATGAGATAGTGGAAAAAGCAAGGGCAGGCGACAC GGTAGTCTTCACAGGCACTGTTGTTGTGATACCCGACATTATGGCATTGGCCTCACCTGGAGAGAGAGCAGAGTGTCGCCGGGAAGCTTCTTCACGCAAGGATTCAATGGCTGGACAAGAAGGTGTGAGGGGCCTTAGAGCATTAGGAGTCAGAGATCTCTCTTACAGCCTTGCATTTATTGCCAATTCAGTTCAG ATTTCTGATGGAAGAAGGGATAATGATATAAGGAATAGAAAGAAGGATGCTGATGAAGATGAGACCCAGCAATTCACA CCTGAAGAGTTGGATGAAGTTCAAAGAATGAGGAATATCCCGGATTTCTTCAATAAGCTTGTTGATAGTGTTGCCCCAACTGTCTTTGGTCACCAAGACATTAAGCGAGCAATCCTGCTTATGCTGATGAGTGGTGTCCACAAAGTCACCCATGAAGGCATCAACTTAAGAGGAGATATCAATGTTTGCATTGTTGGAGATCCTAGTTGCGCAAAGTCTCAGTTTCTTAA GTATACTTCGGGTATAGTTCCAAGATCTGTTTACACGTCTGGAAAATCTTCCTCAGCTGCTGGGTTAACTGCTACAGTTGCCAAAGAACCTGAAACTGGTGAATTCTGCATAGAG GCTGGTGCACTGATGCTTGCTGATAATGGCATATGTTGCATTGATGAATTTGACAAGATGGATGTCAGAGATCAG GTTGCCATTCATGAAGCCATGGAACAACAAACCATAAGCATTACAAAAGCAGGAATACAAGCAACACTGAACGCTCGAACATCAATTCTCGCTGCTGCCAACCCCACAGGGGGGCGTTACGATAAATCTAAACCACTTAAG TATAATGTGGCTCTTCCTCCTGCTATTCTTTCAAGGTTTGATCTAGTATATGTAATGATTGATGACCCAGATGATCAAACAGATTACCACATTGCCCACCACATCGTGAGGGTACATCAAAAGCGTGAAGAAGCTCTTTCTCCTACATTTACTACTGCACAACTCAAACGTTACATTGGATATGCAAAAACTCTGAAGCCAAAG ATGAGTACAGAAGCCAGAAAATTGTTGGTGGAGTCCTATGTAACTCTCCGTAGAGGAGATACTGCTCCAGGGAGTCGAGTTGCTTATCGTATGACTGTTAGGCAACTGGAGGCATTGATCAGACTTTCAGAGGCCATCGCTAGAAGTCATTTGGAAACTCAG ATATTTGCTCGCCATGTCCGATTAGCAGTGAGATTGCtgaaaacatccataatcag TGTGGAATCTAGTGAGATAGATCTATCTGAATTTGATGAAGAAATAAATCACGATAATGGTGACGATGGTAATGAAAATAACAATGCTGGCGAAGGCGGTGAACAACCAAGTAATAATGCTGCCCCTGATCCAGCTTCTACTAACAATG AAAATGGGGGAGGTTCTGCCCAACAACCACAACAAGCAAAGAAACTCGTGATAAGCGATGAATATTTCCAAAGGGTAACTCATGCCCTTGTTATGCGCCTTAGACAACATGAAGAAACAGTTAGGATTGAAG GAACCGGACTAGCTGGAATGAGGCAGAGGGATTTGATCCAGTGGTATGTGAATCAACAGAATGAGAAAAACAACTACAGCACGATGGAAGAGGCAGCAAGCGAAGTTTCGAAAATCAAAGCTATTATAGAG AGTTTGATTCGAAGAGAAGGGCATTTGATAGTGTTGGACGATGGAGGACAAGCAGCAGCGGACGGTGAAGGACGACCATCGTCATCTAGAAATGATAGAATATTAGCCGTAGCTCCCAATTATGTCATTGAATAA
- the LOC115696250 gene encoding vacuolar protein sorting-associated protein 2 homolog 2, whose amino-acid sequence MNAINFFKKKTSPKEALRTSKREMGVATRGIEREIASLQLEEKRLVAEIKKTAKTGNEAATKILARQLVRLRQQITNLQGSRAQIRGVATHTQALYASTSISTGMKGATKAMVAMNKQMAPTKQVKVIREFQKQSAQLDMTIEMMSEAIDETLDKDEAEEETEELTNQVLDEIGVDIASQLSSAPKGRIASRNAENAAPAKTAAAPTKTAAAENTSSASPDVDELEKRLASLRRI is encoded by the exons ATGAACGCCATCAACTTCTTCAAGAAGAAGACTTCACCCAAAG AAGCTCTTCGGACAAGCAAGAGAGAAATGGGCGTTGCCACCAGAG GTATTGAACGCGAGATTGCATCTCTTCAGCTAGAG GAAAAAAGATTAGTGGCTGAAATCAAGAAAACAGCTAAAACTGGAAATGAG GCTGCCACCAAAATATTAGCCCGTCAACTTGTTCGACTACGTCAACAAATAACTAATTTGCAAGGGAGTCGTGCCCAAATCAGAGGGGTAGCAACTCACACACAG GCACTATATGCCAGCACATCAATTTCTACAGGAATGAAAGGTGCAACTAAAGCAATGGTGGCAATGAACAAG CAAATGGCACCTACTAAACAAGTTAAAGTGATAAGAGAATTCCAGAAGCAGTCTGCACAATTAGACATGACG ATCGAGATGATGTCAGAGGCTATTGACGAGACTTTAGACAAAGACGAAGCAGAGGAGGAAACAGAAGAGCTAACTAACCAG GTGCTAGACGAAATTGGTGTTGACATTGCATCTCAG TTATCTTCAGCACCAAAAGGCAGGATTGCATCCAGGAATGCTGAAAATGCTGCCCCGGCCAAGACTGCCGCTGCCCCAACCAAGACTGCTGCTGCTGAGAATACCag TTCTGCATCTCCAGACGTAGACGAACTGGAGAAAAGGTTGGCCTCTCTGCGTCGTATATAA